One genomic window of Motacilla alba alba isolate MOTALB_02 chromosome 3, Motacilla_alba_V1.0_pri, whole genome shotgun sequence includes the following:
- the SERTAD4 gene encoding SERTA domain-containing protein 4 has protein sequence MTLVLPMQRLGRPIAAEGAADLAAYRALWEPPCCGRPGPAAPPAPAPTPPAPGPPAAGSHYRGISNPVTTSKITYFKRKYVEEEDFHPPLSSCTHKTISVFEERAHILYMSLEKLKFIDDPEVYLRRSVLINNLMKRIHGEIIMQNNWCFSTCFSGTSPQEWFVPQDCPYRKRLRMAKEEYEKLHMCCFYQECGSHYLNLPYPVNANTESNSSSSSSSSSSSSTSPPISLPSCSHQVDYEVGSAPSYRNDDQIPANEIFITNGRSHSNQEKAKYDKNGGNEPERESIALNCEPVRGTHALECKGKFNDYFETGCNDKSNVSESWKKSLRKKESLPSNKICCNKGSKI, from the exons ATGACCCTGGTGCTGCCCATGCAGCGGCTGGGCCGCCCCATCGCCGCCGAGGGAGCCGCCGACCTCGCCGCCTACCGCGCCCTCTGGGAGCCGCCCTGCtgcggccgccccggccccgccgccccgccggccccggccccaaCCCCGCCGGCCCCCGGGCCCCCCGCCGCAG GATCACATTACAGGGGAATTTCAAATCCTGTAACGACATCCAAGATCACAtactttaaaaggaaatatgtGGAAGAAGAGGATTTTCATCCGCCACTCAGCAGCTGTACACATAAA acaATCTCAGTGTTTGAGGAGCGGGCCCATATTCTCTACATGTctttggaaaagctgaaattcatTGATGATCCCGAAGTCTATCTGCGCAGATCCGTCCTCATCAACAATCTCATGAAGAGAATCCATGGAGAGATCATCATGCAGAACAACTGGTGCTTCTCCACCTGCTTCAGTGGCACCTCCCCACAAGAGTGGTTTGTGCCTCAGGACTGTCCGTACAGAAAACGCCTTCGGATGGCAAAGGAGGAATACGAGAAGCTCCACATGTGCTGCTTCTATCAAGAATGTGGCAGTCACTATTTAAATCTACCCTACCCTGTTAATGCTAATACAGAAAGTaattcctcttcttcttcctcctcctcctcctcctcctccacctcccctCCCATCTCTTTGCCAAGCTGTTCCCACCAGGTGGATTATGAAGTTGGCAGTGCACCTTCTTACAGAAATGATGACCAGATACCTGCTAATGAAATATTCATCACTAATGGCAGGTCTCACAGTAAtcaggaaaaggcaaaatatgaCAAGAATGGAGGTAATGAACCTGAAAGAGAAAGCATCGCCCTAAACTGTGAACCTGTAAGAGGCACCCATGCTCTTGAATGTAAAGGCAAATTTAATGACTATTTTGAGACTGGATGTAATGACAAGAGCAACGTAAGTGAATCTTGGAAAAAATCCTTAAGGAAAAAGGAATCTTTACCAAGTAATAAAATCTGCTGCAACAAAGGAAGTAAAATATGA